TTGCTGAAATACCTATTCTGATGGTATTGCTTTCCAGGATACTTACGAACCAAATAAATAAATGGGCCAATATTGTAGCCAGTGCGCTTACTATGCTCGTTCTACTGAGTGCGCTTCCCAGTGCGGATATGGATGATCTATTTTTCCTGATCGCAGAACTGTTTGCTTTTATCTCAATCATTCGAATTGCATGGAATCTACCGCATCAAAAAGTACAGATTAAATAAGCAAGTATTTGGAAAAATCACTATTGTCACCTTTTGACACGAAGTGGGCCAAAGATTCAATCAGATCAAACAGAACCTGCTGATTGCCACAACATATCATCAGGCATCTGTTGAACAGGCGGAAAGTACCGCAATCACTCCTTAATCGAAATGAATGTTTCTACCTCCGCATGATCGCCATCGATGTACTTTGCTCCATGCACGGTAAAATCAGTTCGGTAAGCTCGTGTAAGTGATTTGTCTTCCCAAATCTCAAACCATGTTCGTAAAATGGCATCTGGCATTTTCCCTTTAGAAACAAACTTTTCATACGTATCGCTTTCGATGATTATTGCTTCGAGCCCTTCCGGAACATCATCGAAAGATTCCACAGCGACGCCAATGATTAATGTGTAAGGTCCCTGGTAATCCGACGCATAGTCCGTGCTTACCGCATAAAATTCTTCTCCAAGTCGATTTGGGACCTTATTACGAATATCATTCCCCCAAAATTTTCCCCAAAGTGCTTCGACCTCTTCTACTGAGTTACCTTCCACATTGGCTATTCTTGTAGCAACTCCCACTACTTTAAACGTTGATACCGTCTGACTTTTCATTGTTCTATTATATGGTTGATCAACCCAAACATAAGCACCCAAACTGGTTAGGCTCAATGCCATGAGAATGATAAAATTAGACTTTAAGATCATTTTTTGACGTAAAGATTGAGCATCTGCAGATCAAATACATTCACTTAAGTTATCCGTTGATGATGACAACTTCCCTTTCCAAAAAATCTTCAGCAAACACCGTAATTCTTATTGACAAGTTCAGATATTAGAGGTTGTTCTCGTCTCAGAATGAAATAAC
This DNA window, taken from Cytophagales bacterium, encodes the following:
- a CDS encoding DUF6326 family protein, with protein sequence MAVINKNINPQTLISTLWVFILLNMVFRDIHQFGHAGFLEEMMTGVVNGVVITEELMLLGGFLAEIPILMVLLSRILTNQINKWANIVASALTMLVLLSALPSADMDDLFFLIAELFAFISIIRIAWNLPHQKVQIK
- a CDS encoding GyrI-like domain-containing protein; translation: MALSLTSLGAYVWVDQPYNRTMKSQTVSTFKVVGVATRIANVEGNSVEEVEALWGKFWGNDIRNKVPNRLGEEFYAVSTDYASDYQGPYTLIIGVAVESFDDVPEGLEAIIIESDTYEKFVSKGKMPDAILRTWFEIWEDKSLTRAYRTDFTVHGAKYIDGDHAEVETFISIKE